The following proteins are encoded in a genomic region of Longimicrobium sp.:
- a CDS encoding Xaa-Pro dipeptidyl-peptidase — MTESLLRRAGIAAALTLASAACAATPQVPASAPPAPASSPSAPASPPAAQQGARPVFANGMAQVVPAFAEPSQWIRQNLWVETEFDSDGDGRRDRVHVGVTRPRQTETEGLKVPVVYGSSPYYAGVARTFAFWNVRQELGEPSPARGAMRGPPHDSTRTRISNQLVGTWVPRGFAVVHSDAPGTGRSQGCVTIGDTPERTAMKSVIDWLNGRAKGYTTPNGAQEVSATSWSTGKVGMIGTSYEGTLPLAAATTGVAGLEVVVPVAANTSYYHYYRSNGLVRSPGGYLGEDVDVLYDFVASGPPATRAICDRTVKGGVFAAGQDRASGDFNEFWASRELLPHVRNIRAAVLLAHGLNDYNVMPSHTMRIYEEMKAHGLPVSMYLHQGGHGGDPPAEMLNRWFTHYLYGVENGVRNDPPVWIVSSTAARPSGRGAMAAPVPFASFPAPGSEPVRLYPAPGGNGVGPLALRPGRGTESFTDDVSVSGSANAIAPRSTHRLLFATAPLTDSLRISGTPRVTLRVSVDRPAANLSVWMVTLPFDSAAVGDASRAGVVTRGWADIQNHASLTRGGAYTSTRPGERLVPGRFYDLTFDLEPDDQVIPAGRQLAVMIMSSDPEFTLWPRAGTRLTVDLAGTSFTVPVVGGGAALARAGGVRANP; from the coding sequence ATGACTGAATCACTCCTGCGCCGCGCCGGCATCGCGGCCGCGCTCACGCTTGCCTCCGCCGCGTGCGCCGCCACGCCGCAGGTGCCGGCGAGCGCCCCGCCGGCACCTGCGAGCTCCCCGTCTGCGCCGGCGAGCCCGCCCGCCGCGCAGCAAGGCGCCCGCCCCGTGTTCGCGAACGGGATGGCGCAGGTGGTTCCGGCGTTCGCCGAACCCTCGCAGTGGATCCGGCAGAACCTGTGGGTGGAAACGGAGTTCGACTCCGACGGGGACGGCCGCAGGGACCGCGTGCACGTGGGGGTGACGCGGCCGCGCCAGACGGAAACGGAGGGGTTGAAGGTGCCGGTGGTGTACGGGTCCAGCCCGTACTACGCCGGCGTCGCGCGCACCTTCGCGTTCTGGAACGTGCGCCAGGAGCTGGGCGAGCCCTCGCCGGCCCGCGGCGCCATGCGCGGTCCCCCGCACGATTCCACGCGGACGCGCATCTCCAACCAGCTCGTGGGCACGTGGGTGCCGCGCGGCTTTGCGGTGGTGCACTCGGACGCGCCGGGGACGGGGCGCTCGCAGGGGTGCGTGACGATCGGCGACACGCCGGAGCGCACGGCGATGAAGTCCGTGATCGACTGGCTGAACGGACGGGCGAAGGGCTATACCACGCCGAACGGTGCCCAGGAGGTGTCGGCGACGTCGTGGTCCACGGGCAAGGTGGGGATGATCGGCACGTCGTACGAGGGCACGCTGCCCCTGGCCGCGGCGACGACGGGGGTGGCGGGGCTGGAGGTGGTGGTGCCGGTGGCCGCCAACACGTCGTACTACCACTACTACCGCTCCAACGGGCTGGTGCGGTCGCCGGGCGGGTACCTGGGCGAGGACGTGGACGTGCTCTACGACTTCGTGGCCAGCGGCCCGCCGGCCACGCGCGCCATCTGCGACCGCACCGTAAAGGGCGGCGTCTTCGCCGCGGGGCAGGACCGCGCCTCCGGCGACTTCAACGAATTCTGGGCCTCGCGCGAGCTGCTGCCGCACGTACGGAACATCCGGGCGGCGGTGCTGCTGGCGCACGGGCTGAACGACTACAACGTGATGCCCTCGCACACCATGCGGATCTACGAAGAGATGAAGGCGCACGGCCTTCCCGTGTCGATGTACCTTCACCAGGGCGGCCACGGCGGCGATCCGCCCGCGGAGATGCTGAACCGCTGGTTCACCCACTACCTGTACGGCGTGGAGAACGGCGTCCGCAACGATCCGCCGGTCTGGATCGTCTCCAGCACCGCGGCGCGTCCGTCGGGGCGCGGCGCCATGGCGGCGCCGGTTCCGTTCGCCTCGTTTCCGGCGCCGGGGTCCGAGCCTGTGCGGCTGTATCCCGCGCCCGGCGGCAACGGCGTCGGCCCGCTCGCCCTTCGGCCGGGGCGGGGGACCGAGTCCTTCACGGACGACGTTTCGGTCAGCGGCAGCGCCAACGCCATTGCACCTCGCTCCACCCACCGCCTGCTCTTCGCCACGGCGCCGCTCACCGATTCGCTGCGCATTTCCGGAACGCCGCGCGTCACCCTCCGCGTGTCGGTGGATCGGCCCGCGGCGAACCTCAGCGTGTGGATGGTGACGCTGCCCTTCGACTCGGCGGCGGTCGGCGACGCCAGCCGCGCGGGCGTGGTGACGCGCGGGTGGGCCGACATCCAGAACCATGCTTCGCTCACGCGCGGGGGCGCCTACACGTCCACCCGGCCCGGCGAGCGGCTCGTCCCGGGAAGGTTCTACGACCTGACCTTCGACCTGGAACCGGACGACCAGGTGATCCCGGCGGGAAGGCAGCTCGCGGTGATGATCATGTCGAGCGACCCCGAGTTCACCCTCTGGCCACGGGCCGGAACGCGGCTGACCGTGGACCTGGCGGGAACGTCGTTCACGGTGCCCGTCGTGGGCGGGGGCGCGGCGCTGGCGCGGGCGGGCGGCGTGCGCGCGAATCCCTGA
- a CDS encoding Pycsar system effector family protein yields MDKHALLETMLSRQLQWIAAADLKVSPLATVDIAMFGVIAAVAPGPKIWTGVSITLTVLAVATLTASLLHLLVATSPRTRDPVGSLIYFGGITQRTEDEFVLEVQNLEAEQYELDLARQTYRNACIAGEKYKHVKIGTRFLYAAIIPWTLAVYLLISLNTQ; encoded by the coding sequence ATGGACAAGCACGCTTTGCTCGAGACGATGCTCTCCCGCCAACTGCAATGGATCGCCGCGGCCGATTTGAAGGTCTCTCCCCTGGCGACGGTAGACATCGCAATGTTCGGGGTCATAGCGGCCGTTGCTCCCGGACCAAAAATTTGGACAGGAGTGAGCATCACCCTCACGGTCCTCGCCGTGGCGACTCTCACCGCGAGCTTGCTGCACCTGCTCGTCGCAACGTCTCCTCGTACCCGGGACCCCGTGGGATCTCTGATTTATTTCGGAGGCATCACTCAGCGGACAGAGGATGAGTTCGTCCTAGAAGTGCAAAACCTGGAGGCAGAGCAGTATGAGTTGGATCTTGCCCGCCAGACCTACCGGAATGCCTGTATCGCCGGTGAGAAGTACAAGCATGTGAAAATCGGCACCCGGTTCCTCTACGCCGCCATCATCCCCTGGACTCTGGCCGTGTACCTGCTGATCAGCCTGAACACGCAGTAA
- a CDS encoding adenylate/guanylate cyclase domain-containing protein has product MDLDARSLGNKVDALLEERFHEVSIDTVPEAGDRRLTHGGTGLAGEFTFLYVDMRSSSALSWAYRRQSVAKLYKAFHHCMVEAVKAGNGRVRSFDGDRVLGIFAGASRADQAVDTALHMVGCKEEILVPKIQAKYQNDSFDIGIGIATGPALAMKAGVGYDMNNRDLVWIGDPPNLGSKLSDLAREPESIYICRTTFDLLGISNRYTTKSGEKIDMWEKKALSFNDGQVECYSSAWYRKLIR; this is encoded by the coding sequence ATGGACTTGGACGCACGCTCGCTCGGAAACAAGGTCGACGCACTGCTCGAAGAGCGTTTCCACGAGGTAAGTATCGACACGGTTCCCGAGGCCGGTGACCGCCGGCTTACCCATGGAGGCACCGGGCTGGCCGGCGAGTTCACGTTCCTCTACGTGGACATGCGCTCCTCGTCAGCACTTTCATGGGCCTACCGCCGCCAGTCAGTCGCAAAGCTCTACAAGGCATTTCACCACTGCATGGTAGAGGCGGTAAAAGCCGGCAACGGACGTGTACGGAGCTTCGATGGCGACCGCGTCCTGGGCATCTTCGCCGGCGCGAGCCGGGCAGATCAGGCCGTGGACACCGCCCTGCACATGGTCGGTTGCAAGGAAGAGATTCTAGTTCCGAAGATCCAAGCCAAGTATCAGAACGACTCCTTCGACATCGGCATCGGAATCGCTACGGGACCTGCGCTCGCAATGAAAGCGGGAGTCGGCTACGACATGAACAACCGTGACCTGGTCTGGATCGGCGATCCTCCCAACCTTGGGTCGAAGCTGAGTGACCTCGCACGTGAACCGGAATCGATCTACATCTGCCGCACGACTTTCGATCTCCTCGGGATTTCCAATCGATACACGACCAAGTCCGGTGAGAAGATTGACATGTGGGAGAAAAAAGCATTGTCGTTCAATGACGGGCAGGTCGAATGCTATTCGAGCGCATGGTACCGGAAACTCATCCGATGA